From one Halothece sp. PCC 7418 genomic stretch:
- a CDS encoding translation initiation factor IF-2: MGAILGAVIGLIIGGVGVLLFMRNQITQLRENHQKKLEQQKQQLEQEHQKRIEETTQRLQQDYEARTQEQVNERVEQEVAAAQENAQVEIEQLRQQLEQAREELAAQQNSQTQVEELRNELERTNADYQQQIEALEQEKESAIAQTKTEYEERIEQLNQELTTAQEKITQLESETDTESVQPKTQFAFEEPDTDFTPENTDFTEQETSATPTSFQEPETNFTQQTEEETTSPSQDLETDFNLDDLSEEATAFQEPETNFTGDLSQTTPDLEEELESSPSSTTQDSTASNEFDEFFDEEVTSEAPSQSESSPQQEAEELDEFFFDDESESSTQAQATSESSTEDEFDTLFADVEEEEFTSGEQTVTQNTSDEMTASREEEDEFDQFFQETELEETASSATTTSGKTEEDELEELDSLFADDETLKEESKSKNAGDEELDSLFDLIDDDENDSKKTNS; the protein is encoded by the coding sequence ATGGGTGCTATCTTAGGTGCTGTTATTGGTCTGATTATTGGTGGCGTTGGTGTTCTCTTGTTTATGAGAAATCAAATCACGCAGTTGAGAGAGAACCATCAAAAAAAGCTAGAACAGCAAAAGCAACAATTAGAACAAGAACATCAGAAGCGAATTGAGGAAACTACGCAACGGTTACAGCAAGATTACGAAGCGCGAACGCAAGAACAGGTGAATGAACGGGTTGAACAAGAAGTTGCAGCTGCTCAAGAAAATGCCCAAGTTGAAATCGAACAACTCCGTCAGCAGTTAGAACAAGCACGTGAAGAATTAGCAGCCCAACAAAATTCTCAAACCCAAGTGGAAGAATTACGAAATGAACTTGAACGCACTAATGCTGATTATCAACAACAAATTGAAGCCTTAGAACAAGAAAAAGAAAGCGCGATCGCGCAAACAAAAACGGAATACGAAGAACGCATTGAACAACTCAATCAAGAACTAACCACTGCACAAGAGAAGATTACTCAACTCGAATCAGAGACTGACACGGAGTCAGTGCAACCGAAAACTCAGTTTGCGTTTGAAGAACCTGATACTGATTTTACCCCAGAAAACACTGACTTTACGGAACAAGAAACCAGCGCAACCCCAACGAGTTTCCAAGAACCAGAAACTAACTTCACTCAGCAGACAGAGGAGGAAACAACTAGCCCTTCTCAAGATTTAGAAACGGACTTTAATCTGGATGACTTGAGCGAGGAGGCGACGGCTTTCCAAGAACCAGAAACTAATTTCACTGGCGATTTGAGTCAAACGACTCCCGACCTGGAAGAAGAACTAGAAAGCAGCCCTAGCTCAACCACACAGGACTCGACAGCAAGCAATGAATTTGATGAGTTTTTTGATGAGGAAGTGACTTCTGAAGCCCCCTCTCAATCCGAGAGCAGCCCTCAACAAGAAGCAGAAGAATTAGATGAGTTTTTCTTTGATGATGAATCAGAGTCTAGTACACAAGCTCAAGCAACGTCTGAGTCTTCTACTGAGGATGAATTTGATACTTTGTTTGCTGATGTGGAAGAAGAAGAATTCACCAGTGGCGAACAGACAGTTACTCAAAATACCAGTGATGAGATGACAGCCTCAAGGGAGGAAGAAGATGAATTTGATCAGTTCTTTCAAGAAACAGAACTGGAGGAAACAGCAAGCAGTGCAACCACGACCAGTGGCAAAACTGAAGAAGATGAATTAGAGGAACTCGACTCCTTATTTGCTGATGATGAAACCTTAAAAGAGGAATCAAAAAGCAAAAATGCTGGCGATGAAGAACTCGATAGTCTTTTCGATCTCATTGATGACGATGAAAATGACTCAAAAAAAACCAATAGTTGA
- a CDS encoding HEAT repeat domain-containing protein: MTQKKPIVEQLTTWGKEGNTATIPQVEAFAYDDDERIRAACAVAFGEIIAQKTVNDEVKRAIEHLGVLTRDRAPLVRQCAVTALGKIRSEAVIPSLTQALQDPDLEIVATASAILQHYKTYSASPPQSSPQPLPANTTLKSQSHS; encoded by the coding sequence ATGACTCAAAAAAAACCAATAGTTGAACAATTAACGACTTGGGGAAAGGAAGGGAACACCGCAACCATTCCTCAAGTCGAAGCCTTCGCTTACGATGACGATGAGCGGATTCGAGCAGCTTGTGCTGTTGCTTTCGGTGAAATCATTGCTCAAAAAACGGTGAATGATGAAGTGAAACGGGCAATTGAGCATTTAGGGGTTCTCACGCGCGATCGCGCACCTTTGGTTCGTCAATGTGCGGTCACAGCGTTGGGCAAAATTCGTTCCGAAGCTGTAATTCCTTCCTTAACCCAAGCCCTACAAGATCCCGACTTGGAAATTGTTGCCACCGCCAGCGCGATCCTACAACATTACAAAACCTATTCCGCCTCTCCTCCGCAATCCTCACCGCAACCGTTACCCGCAAATACTACCTTAAAATCACAATCCCATTCCTAA
- the pyk gene encoding pyruvate kinase gives MELHTSSRRTKIVATVGPATLKPDVLRDLIKAGATTLRLNFSHGTQEDHQSSIRLIRQTAFELNQPVAILQDLQGPKIRLGKFENGSITLEKGDPFILTSHPMTGTQEKSYVSYDLLAEEVPPGATILLDDGRVEMKVEEVYPEKKEVHGRVVVGGVLSNNKGVNFPGVYLSVRALTDKDRRDLMFGLDQGVDWVALSFVRNPQDVLEIKEIISSAGKSVPVIAKIEKHEAIEQMEAVLSLCDGVMVARGDLGVELPAEDVPILQKRLIQTANHLGIPVITATQMLDSMVGNARPTRAEVSDVANAILDGTDAVMLSNETAVGKYPVEAVATMARIADRMEREKPKPSEDLDTTRTIPNAISSAVSQISRQLDASAIMTLTKTGATARNVSKFRPQTPILAVTPHVDVARQLQLVWGVNPLLVLDLPSAGQTFQAALNVAQEKGLLSEGDLVVMTAGTLQGVSGSTDLVKVEVVTAVLGRGVGIGHGTVSGRARVAKSANEVGNFRPGEILVVPHTDADYVEAIRKATGIITEESSLTSHAAVIGLRLGIPVIVGVEGATQAIREGAILTVDAQRGLVFSGSVPAGGHFNEGAGTGVSMPS, from the coding sequence ATGGAACTGCATACTTCATCCCGCCGAACGAAAATTGTTGCTACTGTTGGTCCCGCGACCTTAAAACCCGATGTCTTACGTGACTTAATTAAAGCTGGGGCAACAACACTGCGACTGAACTTTTCCCATGGCACGCAAGAAGATCACCAAAGCAGTATCCGCCTCATTCGCCAAACTGCTTTTGAACTTAATCAGCCTGTTGCCATCTTACAAGACTTACAAGGTCCCAAAATTCGCCTCGGCAAATTTGAAAATGGGTCGATTACTTTAGAAAAAGGCGATCCATTTATTCTCACCAGTCACCCCATGACTGGAACACAAGAGAAAAGTTATGTGAGCTATGACTTACTTGCCGAAGAAGTCCCCCCAGGGGCAACCATTCTCCTTGATGATGGTCGTGTCGAAATGAAAGTTGAAGAAGTCTATCCTGAGAAAAAGGAAGTTCATGGGCGCGTTGTGGTTGGTGGTGTCCTCTCGAATAATAAAGGGGTGAATTTTCCGGGCGTTTATCTGTCGGTTCGCGCTTTAACGGATAAAGATCGTCGAGACCTGATGTTTGGGTTAGATCAAGGGGTTGATTGGGTCGCGTTGAGTTTTGTCCGCAACCCTCAAGATGTTTTAGAAATTAAGGAAATTATTTCTAGTGCGGGTAAGTCAGTCCCTGTCATTGCCAAAATTGAAAAGCACGAAGCCATTGAACAAATGGAAGCCGTTTTATCCCTTTGTGATGGTGTCATGGTCGCGCGGGGTGATTTAGGAGTGGAACTCCCTGCTGAAGATGTTCCCATTTTACAGAAACGATTGATTCAAACGGCAAATCACCTTGGCATTCCAGTTATTACCGCCACCCAAATGTTAGATAGTATGGTGGGGAATGCTCGTCCCACTCGTGCGGAAGTGTCCGATGTGGCAAACGCCATTTTAGACGGAACAGATGCGGTGATGCTGTCCAACGAAACCGCAGTCGGGAAATATCCCGTAGAAGCGGTGGCGACCATGGCGCGAATTGCTGATCGGATGGAAAGGGAAAAACCCAAGCCTTCAGAAGATTTAGATACAACACGCACCATTCCCAATGCCATTTCCAGTGCGGTGAGTCAAATTTCTCGACAGCTTGATGCTTCTGCAATCATGACTTTGACGAAAACTGGGGCAACCGCAAGAAATGTTTCCAAATTCCGTCCCCAAACCCCCATTTTAGCGGTAACCCCTCATGTGGATGTCGCTCGTCAATTGCAACTGGTTTGGGGGGTAAACCCCTTATTAGTCCTTGATTTACCCTCTGCTGGGCAAACCTTCCAAGCAGCGTTAAATGTGGCGCAAGAAAAAGGGTTACTCTCGGAAGGAGATTTAGTAGTGATGACAGCAGGTACACTCCAAGGTGTTTCTGGATCAACAGATTTAGTCAAAGTGGAAGTGGTCACGGCGGTTTTAGGTCGCGGTGTTGGCATCGGTCATGGGACGGTGAGCGGTCGCGCCAGGGTGGCAAAAAGTGCCAATGAGGTGGGAAATTTCCGTCCTGGTGAAATTTTAGTAGTTCCTCATACGGATGCCGATTATGTAGAAGCGATTCGCAAAGCCACGGGAATTATCACCGAAGAAAGTAGTCTTACGAGTCATGCTGCTGTGATTGGGCTACGGTTAGGGATTCCGGTTATTGTTGGCGTGGAAGGGGCAACCCAAGCCATTCGCGAAGGGGCAATCTTAACCGTTGATGCCCAACGGGGATTAGTTTTTTCTGGGTCTGTTCCTGCAGGCGGTCACTTTAATGAAGGGGCTGGCACAGGGGTTTCTATGCCTTCCTAG
- the pulA gene encoding pullulanase-type alpha-1,6-glucosidase — MTKTLPMASLGGLPPFGSIWKRLVVLSLISFLLIWSQPACADSNSPLNWVGNMFPSGNSNIILPKGENFSVYTQVYKQGVTASYGRGEDIACTLYWGEVERFGGAWQTVMTTPMSYIGDANDNDEYRGVIAPETGLYEYTTRCAEETTSTVRWQSGGNGRLTVSPVPNAPEQRSAMWIDHHNIAWNQDQAATYELHYAPNGNLMVPVRSGDGIQLKNEKTLTWDTNSKFPHIDGYQDLEVPSAARPLVPAIVKSETAIAAYDKSGKLIEATGIQLQGVLDDLYSYSGDLGVIYNQGTPTLKVWAPTAKSVTLHRFENPRPNTKATTHEMTFDPETGVWSVVGDRSWDQQYYLYEVEVYVPFTGKFEKNFVTDPYSVNLSQDSRLSQMVDLYNDPSLKPDGWDDMIKARLDAPEDMAIYEAHVRDFSRDDETVPERDRGTFNAFRYNGKNGKPLSNGMNHLQQLAEAGLTHLHLLPASDFASVEENPKARINPDPDLLASFARDSVQQQAIIGSTRGNDSFNWGYDPYHYGVPEGSYATAQDGVNRILEFRRMVQSLNDIGLQVVMDVVYNHTFANGLYTQAVLDKVVPGYYHRYNKDGYQENSSCCPDTATEFAMMEKLMVDTILRWAKAYKVDGFRFDLMNLHTVENLVSLRKTINDLTLDQDGVDGESIYLYGEGWDFGSAKGKGLYAATQYNMAGTGIGTFNDKIRDAVHGGYSGNPQQIHQQGFINGESFDWNGYFYNKRFRNNLRTNSDKLRINLAGSLQDFKIIDQNNNQVSGIELQGAGYTKDPQESINYISKHDNETLFDLNMFKLPLGKSGTAVTSMNERVRVQNLGLSLVGLSQGIPFFQMGSDMLRSKSLDHNSYDSGDWFNRIDFTYSGNNFGVGLPPAWGNQERWGIMSPLLRNTKFDPEKEHILDNVHHFQEILQIRRSSPLFRLRSKEDIEQRVKFHNMGQNQKDAFIVMSLDDTVGENLDPNYNKVVALFNADKFGQKIKIPELAGTSMVLHPVQANSHDDVVKSANFNLTTGEFEVPARTTAVFVAPE; from the coding sequence ATGACTAAAACATTGCCAATGGCAAGTCTGGGGGGACTTCCCCCCTTCGGGAGTATCTGGAAAAGACTCGTTGTACTTTCCTTAATTTCTTTCTTGTTGATTTGGAGTCAGCCAGCTTGTGCGGACTCCAATTCGCCTTTAAATTGGGTGGGAAATATGTTTCCGTCAGGGAACTCTAACATTATCCTCCCCAAAGGAGAAAACTTTAGCGTTTATACCCAAGTCTATAAACAGGGGGTCACTGCATCCTATGGTCGCGGTGAGGACATCGCTTGTACCCTCTACTGGGGAGAAGTGGAACGCTTTGGGGGAGCGTGGCAAACTGTCATGACCACTCCCATGTCCTATATTGGGGATGCCAACGATAATGATGAATATCGGGGGGTGATTGCGCCAGAAACAGGGTTGTATGAATACACCACTCGTTGTGCCGAAGAAACCACCTCAACCGTACGCTGGCAAAGTGGCGGGAATGGTCGTCTCACTGTGAGCCCAGTTCCCAATGCCCCAGAACAACGGAGTGCGATGTGGATTGACCATCACAATATTGCGTGGAATCAAGACCAAGCAGCCACCTATGAACTGCACTATGCCCCCAATGGGAATCTGATGGTGCCCGTCCGCAGTGGGGATGGTATTCAATTAAAAAATGAGAAAACTCTCACTTGGGATACCAACTCCAAATTCCCTCACATTGATGGCTATCAAGATTTAGAAGTTCCTTCTGCAGCCAGACCGTTAGTACCAGCAATTGTCAAAAGTGAAACCGCGATCGCGGCGTATGATAAGAGCGGAAAACTTATTGAGGCAACAGGCATTCAACTGCAAGGGGTACTTGATGATCTCTATAGCTATTCTGGGGATCTCGGGGTGATTTACAATCAAGGGACACCGACACTCAAAGTTTGGGCCCCGACCGCGAAATCGGTGACATTACATCGCTTTGAAAATCCCAGACCCAATACCAAAGCAACCACTCATGAAATGACCTTTGACCCAGAAACGGGAGTCTGGTCGGTGGTCGGCGATCGCAGTTGGGATCAACAATATTATCTTTACGAAGTGGAAGTGTATGTTCCGTTTACTGGCAAGTTTGAGAAAAATTTTGTCACTGATCCGTATTCAGTGAACTTATCCCAAGACAGTCGGTTAAGCCAAATGGTGGATCTATACAATGACCCCAGCTTAAAACCAGACGGGTGGGATGACATGATTAAAGCTCGTCTCGATGCACCAGAAGACATGGCGATTTATGAAGCCCATGTGCGTGATTTTAGTCGGGATGATGAAACTGTTCCTGAGCGCGATCGCGGAACCTTTAATGCCTTTCGCTATAACGGAAAAAATGGCAAACCCCTCTCCAACGGGATGAACCATCTCCAGCAACTTGCCGAGGCTGGCTTAACTCACCTTCATCTTTTACCCGCCTCCGATTTTGCTTCTGTAGAAGAAAATCCAAAAGCACGAATTAATCCCGATCCTGACCTCCTTGCCAGTTTTGCGCGAGACTCAGTACAACAACAAGCGATTATTGGCTCAACCCGGGGCAATGACAGCTTTAATTGGGGCTATGATCCCTATCATTACGGCGTTCCTGAAGGGAGTTATGCCACCGCCCAAGATGGGGTCAACCGTATCCTTGAATTTCGGCGCATGGTGCAATCTCTCAATGATATTGGGTTACAGGTGGTAATGGATGTCGTTTATAATCACACCTTTGCTAATGGACTCTATACCCAAGCGGTTCTCGATAAAGTGGTTCCAGGCTATTACCATCGCTATAACAAAGATGGCTATCAGGAAAACTCTAGTTGTTGTCCTGATACTGCAACCGAGTTTGCCATGATGGAAAAATTAATGGTGGATACCATTCTGCGGTGGGCAAAAGCCTATAAAGTGGATGGGTTCCGCTTTGACTTGATGAACCTGCATACGGTTGAAAACTTAGTCAGTCTGCGTAAGACCATCAACGACTTGACTCTCGATCAAGATGGAGTGGATGGGGAAAGCATTTATCTCTATGGAGAAGGCTGGGATTTTGGTTCAGCAAAAGGCAAAGGACTCTATGCTGCAACCCAGTACAATATGGCAGGAACTGGCATTGGGACATTCAACGATAAAATTCGTGATGCCGTTCATGGCGGATATTCTGGCAATCCCCAACAAATTCACCAGCAAGGATTTATTAACGGTGAATCCTTTGATTGGAATGGCTATTTCTACAATAAACGCTTCCGCAATAACTTACGCACCAATAGCGATAAACTGCGGATTAACCTCGCGGGAAGTCTCCAAGATTTCAAAATTATTGACCAAAATAATAATCAAGTCTCGGGGATTGAGTTGCAAGGGGCGGGTTACACCAAAGATCCGCAAGAAAGCATCAACTATATTTCCAAACACGACAACGAAACCCTGTTTGACTTAAATATGTTCAAACTCCCTCTGGGTAAATCGGGAACTGCGGTCACCAGCATGAATGAACGGGTTCGCGTCCAGAATTTAGGGTTAAGTTTAGTGGGGTTAAGTCAAGGGATTCCCTTCTTCCAAATGGGAAGTGATATGCTGCGGTCTAAATCTTTGGATCACAATAGCTATGACTCTGGAGACTGGTTTAATCGCATTGACTTTACCTATAGCGGTAACAACTTTGGTGTTGGCTTACCCCCAGCTTGGGGAAATCAAGAACGGTGGGGGATTATGTCGCCGTTATTGAGAAACACCAAGTTTGACCCTGAAAAAGAGCATATATTGGATAATGTTCATCATTTCCAAGAAATTCTCCAAATTCGGCGCAGTTCTCCTCTCTTCCGTTTACGAAGCAAAGAAGACATTGAACAACGGGTGAAGTTCCACAACATGGGACAAAATCAAAAAGATGCCTTTATTGTCATGTCTTTGGATGATACGGTGGGAGAAAACTTAGACCCCAATTACAACAAGGTTGTGGCTTTGTTTAACGCTGATAAATTTGGGCAAAAAATCAAGATTCCAGAATTAGCCGGAACATCCATGGTATTACATCCTGTACAAGCGAATTCTCATGATGATGTGGTGAAATCAGCGAATTTCAATCTCACAACTGGCGAGTTTGAAGTTCCAGCCCGAACCACGGCGGTTTTTGTCGCCCCTGAATAG
- a CDS encoding alpha amylase C-terminal domain-containing protein codes for MDFISLWLAYQLNVVSPTSELARDFSSEELEVIFQIAATEQQPKSPIQINLDLSPEANQEEVALNSARSLQIALNNNNSSDSFWSGVLNTLKQGIMRVMEALQQLIIKVQGDQSEDSAIAEGELVSEPTYSQLRYLGIKDINNLTRISLGEEINDFAPMKKKPVVSPDVESLRLASVEKLEREPQRETFEPQVGTRFHDDGSVTLRVLVGNDFERLHVIGDFNNWGDVANLADYQLQPLPENPQIHAVTLPPDDYHKKQYRLVDQDGEQRVDLGATLLSTPAFNERFYDGEHSEELNSVFWKPDAEIKENDSPLDLRGKQLTIAETDVLSMSLKWQCQNPHSGFYGDTGEEHIPRLYNFVRECGLPEAMAKLGYNTVEFMPLDTHVDFWEPDAEYLPDWRYSYQTISMYGKHADFGSPDELREMINAFHESDVAVLLDVVYSHYSPRGNNPPREFAPAGFSQYVAQDGSELYAGNWTEWGTRRFNYTPEIRKNLIDAGLVNLVDYGFDGLRIDNVNGIDAQPYGREFLKELTAAVDTYRPQSVVIGEGYFGDPYLNRARDAGGAGLLTTYSDRFYLWFTENLLKYTEEINTRKLDNMLSEDWSLAMLYYPGNHDEFANPGNPFQARGRYLADAIDGGHHNQKIRSWSALTMFASSYYLDMFQLWTMQEGNLNSNAPIDWSQLTNEEVAQMVQFQGDMKRFFRAQPAFAPYNMHHNMLHWVDHENKVIIFERIDFETGQRVYAVTNLGDRAIENYKIPVFPEDAKFEIALDSDRAIYGGEGKNPTYTQAQDHEVEFSLDAYGVVGLVQADGYQPQPIGDIPDEPSIERTRSDDYYFYQHD; via the coding sequence ATGGATTTTATTTCACTTTGGCTAGCTTACCAATTAAATGTTGTTTCACCAACGTCAGAGTTGGCTAGAGACTTCAGTAGTGAAGAACTAGAGGTCATCTTTCAGATTGCTGCGACAGAGCAACAGCCCAAGTCTCCAATTCAGATCAATTTAGACTTGTCACCTGAAGCGAACCAAGAAGAAGTGGCTCTGAATTCAGCGCGATCGCTGCAAATAGCCCTTAATAACAATAATAGTTCAGACTCGTTTTGGTCGGGGGTCTTGAATACGCTGAAACAGGGTATCATGCGGGTGATGGAAGCATTGCAACAGTTAATTATTAAGGTGCAAGGTGACCAAAGCGAAGACAGCGCGATCGCGGAAGGGGAATTAGTCTCAGAACCCACTTACTCTCAGTTGCGTTACCTCGGCATTAAAGATATTAATAATTTAACGCGAATCTCATTGGGAGAGGAAATTAACGACTTTGCCCCCATGAAGAAAAAGCCTGTGGTTAGCCCAGATGTGGAATCTTTACGTCTGGCTTCCGTGGAAAAGTTAGAACGAGAACCCCAACGGGAAACCTTTGAACCGCAAGTGGGCACCCGCTTCCATGATGATGGCTCAGTGACGTTGCGCGTTTTAGTGGGCAATGATTTTGAACGCTTGCACGTTATTGGCGATTTCAACAATTGGGGGGATGTGGCAAATCTTGCAGATTATCAATTGCAACCCTTGCCAGAAAACCCTCAGATCCATGCCGTTACCCTTCCCCCTGACGATTACCATAAAAAACAATACCGCCTCGTCGATCAAGATGGAGAACAACGGGTTGATCTCGGAGCAACTCTTCTCTCCACTCCTGCCTTTAATGAACGGTTTTACGATGGTGAACATAGCGAAGAACTCAATTCTGTCTTCTGGAAACCCGATGCAGAAATCAAAGAGAATGATTCTCCTTTAGATTTACGCGGTAAACAATTAACCATTGCTGAGACAGATGTTCTTTCTATGTCATTGAAGTGGCAATGTCAAAATCCTCACTCTGGTTTCTATGGGGATACGGGAGAAGAACATATCCCTCGCTTATATAACTTTGTGCGAGAATGTGGTTTACCCGAAGCGATGGCAAAATTGGGCTACAACACCGTTGAGTTTATGCCCCTTGATACCCACGTTGACTTCTGGGAACCCGATGCGGAATATCTCCCCGATTGGCGCTACAGCTATCAAACCATCAGTATGTACGGCAAACACGCTGACTTTGGTAGCCCCGATGAACTGCGGGAAATGATTAATGCTTTCCATGAGTCCGATGTCGCGGTGTTATTGGATGTGGTTTATTCTCACTATTCTCCCCGTGGGAATAACCCGCCCCGTGAGTTTGCCCCTGCAGGCTTTTCTCAGTATGTGGCGCAAGATGGCAGCGAACTCTATGCAGGAAATTGGACGGAATGGGGAACTCGTCGCTTTAATTACACGCCAGAAATCCGCAAAAACTTAATTGATGCTGGTTTAGTCAATCTGGTTGATTACGGGTTTGATGGTTTACGCATTGATAATGTCAACGGCATTGATGCCCAACCCTATGGTCGCGAATTTCTCAAAGAGCTAACCGCAGCCGTTGATACGTATCGTCCGCAGTCTGTGGTCATTGGTGAAGGGTATTTTGGCGATCCCTATTTGAATCGCGCCCGAGATGCAGGTGGGGCGGGTTTACTCACCACTTACAGCGATCGCTTTTATCTTTGGTTCACAGAGAACTTGTTGAAATATACCGAAGAAATCAATACTCGGAAACTGGATAATATGTTATCGGAGGATTGGTCGCTTGCGATGTTGTATTATCCTGGAAACCATGATGAGTTTGCCAACCCTGGTAATCCTTTCCAAGCCAGAGGTCGCTACTTAGCCGATGCCATTGATGGTGGTCATCATAACCAAAAAATTCGCTCTTGGTCAGCGTTAACGATGTTTGCCAGTTCCTACTATTTGGATATGTTCCAACTGTGGACGATGCAAGAAGGAAACTTAAATAGTAATGCCCCCATTGATTGGTCACAGTTAACCAATGAAGAAGTAGCGCAGATGGTTCAATTTCAAGGGGATATGAAACGCTTCTTCCGCGCACAGCCTGCCTTTGCTCCTTACAATATGCACCATAATATGTTGCACTGGGTCGATCATGAAAATAAAGTGATTATTTTTGAGCGCATTGATTTTGAAACGGGACAACGGGTGTATGCGGTGACAAATTTAGGCGATCGCGCGATCGAAAATTATAAAATCCCTGTCTTCCCTGAAGATGCGAAGTTTGAGATTGCTCTCGACAGCGATCGCGCCATTTATGGTGGAGAAGGAAAAAATCCAACCTATACCCAAGCGCAAGATCATGAGGTAGAGTTTTCATTGGACGCTTATGGAGTTGTGGGTTTAGTTCAAGCTGATGGTTATCAACCTCAACCCATCGGAGATATTCCAGACGAACCCTCCATTGAGCGGACTCGTTCCGATGATTACTACTTCTATCAACATGACTAA